Within Amycolatopsis sp. cg5, the genomic segment AGGTCGTGCTCGCCACCGGGCATCCCAAGGTGGTGCCGAACGGCTGGGACGACGAGTTCCTCCGGTTCGCCGAAGACCATCCCGGCGCCACTTATCTGCGCGGCGACTCGGCCGCCGAGATGAACCTCGAGACCATCCGCCCCGGTGAACCGGTCGGTGTCATCGGGCTCGGCCTGACCTTCTACGACGTGCTCGCCGCGCTCACCCACGGCCGAGGCGGCGAGTTCGTCACCGAAGGCGGCTTGCTGCGCTACCGGCCGAGTGGTCACGAACCGGCCATCGCCGCCGGCTCACGCAGCGGGCTGCCGATGCTGGCGCGCGGACGCAACCAAAAGGCGCCGAGCTATCGGTATCGCCCCCGGTTCGTCACCGATCTGGCGCTGACCGCGGCGCGCTACACGGCCGAACGGACCAGGGGGTCCGCGCAGCTGGACTTTCTCACCGACCTGTTCCCCTTGCTGCAGCTGGAAGTCGAGCACGTCTACTACCGGACGCATCTCAAACGGATGAAGGGACAGCTGGCCGAGCGTGAGTTCGCCAAGCGTCACCTCGCGATCGCCCGCGAGAATCCCGCCGCGGTGCGTGACCTCCTGGTTGAATTCGGGCTCGAAAACCTTCCGCCGATCGACATGCTCGGCATGGCGCGGCCGTTCAAGGGCGAGATCTTCGCCTCGCCGGGCGAGTACCACGACCGGCTGCTCGCGCTGCTCGACGCGGACGTCGCCCAAGCCGAACAGGGCAATATGGACGGTCCGCTCAAGGCCGCGCTCGACATCCTGCGTGACACCCGCGGGTTCCTGCGCTCGGCCGTCGACTTCGGCGGCCTGCTGCCGGAGTCGCATCGCGACGATTTCCTCGGGTTCTTCAATCCCGTCAACACGATGGTGTCGGCGGGGCCACCGGCCATCCGGGTTTCCCAGGCGTGCGCGCTGCTGCGCGCCGGGGTGCTGACCGTGGTCGGTCCGGCCACCGAGGTCCGGACCGATCCCGGCTCCGGCCGGTTCGCGCTGCACTCGGCGCAGGTCGAAGGCTCGCGGCGGCTGGTGAGCACGCTCATCGACGGCCGGATCCCGCGCCCGTCGCTCGACCTCGACTCGGCGCCGCTCACCCGTCAGCTGCTCGCCGACGGCGTGATCAGCGAGTACTTCAACGGCGACTTCGCCACCGGCGGCCTGGCCGTCACCCCCGCGCCGTTCCTGGTGATCGACGGCACCGGCCGTCCCGACCCCGATCTCTACGCGATCGGCATCCCCACCGAGAACGTCCGCTGGTTCACCCAGATCGGCAACGGCAGGCCGGGCCCGCTGTCCGGGTTCCACGCCGATGCCGACGCCATCGCCGCCGACGCGCTCGCCGAGGCGCGGGCTTTCACGTCCGCGCTCGCCGCTTAAGGAGAATCATGAGCAACACCGAACGGTTTCGTGCTGCCCGCGATCTGTTGCTGGAGCTGCGCGAAGACCACGATGCGGCCTACGAAAGGTTCCGCTGGCCCGAGTTCGACGAGTTCAACTGGGCGCTCGACTGGTTCGACGCCATCTCGGCGGGCAATTCCCGTGACGCGCTGAGGATCGTCGACGGTGCCTCGGTCACTTCGGTGACCTACGAAGAACTTTCACGACGGTCCAGTCGCGTCGCGAACTGGTTGCGCGAGCAGGGTGTCGAGCGCGGCAACCGCGTGCTGCTGATGCTCGACAACCAGGCCGCGGTCTGGGAAACCCTGCTGGCCGCGATGAAACTCGGCGCGGTCGTCATCCCGACCTACACCACGATCGGCCCCGCCGACCTGGCCGACCGGCTGGCGCGCGGCGCGGTGTCGCACGTGATCACCACCGCCGCGCTGACCGGCGCGTTCGCCGGCGCCGATCTCACGAAGATCGTGGTCGGCACGCCGGTCGAAGGCTGGCTGAACTACGCGGACGCCGCGAACGCGTCACCCGAGTTCGTCCCGGACGGACCGACGCCCGCCGACCAGGAGTTGTTCCTCTACTTCACCTCCGGCACGACGTCGAAGCCGAAACTCGCGCAGCACAACCACACCAGCTATCCCGTCGGGCATCTGTCCGGGATGTACTGGAACGGGGTCCGGCCCGGCGACGTGCACCTCAACATTTCGGCGCCCGGCTGGGCCAAACACGCCTGGAGCAGCTTTTTCGTCCCCTTCAACGCCGAAGCCACGGTGCTTTCGGTCGCCAACCCGACCGGTTCGGCCAAGGTGGTGCTGGACGCGCTCGTCGACCACGGCGCGACCACGTTCTGCGCGCCGCCGACGGTGTGGCGCCTGCTGATCCAAGAGGACCTGCGGCAGTGGCCGGTCCGGCTGCGGGAGGCGGGCAGCGTCGGCGAGCCGTTGAACCCCGAGGTGATCGAACACGTCCGCCAGGCGTGGGGGATCACCGTGCGCGACGCGTTCGGCCAGACCGAGACGACCGCGCAGATCGGCAACACCGCAGGCCTGCCGGTCCGGCCGGGTTCGATGGGGAAACCCCTGCCAGGCTACGAAATCGTGCTGGTCGACCCGATCACCGGGCTGCCTGCCGACGAAGGCGAGATCTGCGTCAAGCTCGACCCGCGACCGGTCGGCGTGATGAGCGGCTACCTCGGAAACCCCGAGAAGAACGCCGAAACCTTCGCCAATGGCTACTACCACACCGGCGACATCGCCAGCCGCGACGCGGACGGCTACCTCACCTATGTGGGTCGCGCGGACGACGTGTTCAAGTCCTACGACTACCGCGTCTCGCCGTTCGAGCTGGAGAGCGTGCTGCTGGAACACGAAGAGGTCGCCGAAGCGGCCGTCGTGCCGAGCCCGGACGTGGTCGGTTTGGTCGTGCCGAAGGCTTTCGTGACGCTCGCGGCCGGTGTCGAGCCGTCCGAGTCGACGGCCAGGTCGATTTTCGCGCACGTGCAGGACCAATTGGCACCACATCAGTGGATCAGGCGGCTCGAATTCGGGCCGCTGCCGAAGACCACCTCCGGCAAGATCCGCCGGGCCGAGCTGAGGAAGCTGGAGAACGCCAGGAAGTCCGTTGTGGACGGTGAGTACCTGGCGCAGGACTTGTTCGACCTGGTCGCGCTCGGCGCGCCGGGCATGGGCTGAAACCACTTATCTTTCAAGGAGAATAGTCATGCACAACGTCACCATCTACCGCGATGTCTTCGGCAAGGGCCTGCACGACGGCAGCATCAACTGGACGGCCTACAACCAGACCGGCCGCAGCGGCGTCGACGTCGAATGGCTCTACACCGGTGAGCAGACCGGTGAGACCAAGGCCGAGGCCTACATCGGCCGCTTCGCCCCCGGTTCGCACGGCGACCTGCACGAGCACCTGGGCTTCGAATTGCTGCTGGTGCTCGAAGGCGAGCTGCACAACAGCAACGGCGACGTCTACCCGCCGGGAACGCTGATCCTCGAAGACCCCACGAGCATCCACCAGGTCTCCAGCCCGAACGGCTGCGTGGCGCTGGTCGTCCGTGAGAAGGGCACCCGCCCGCTCACCGCCGCCGAGAAGGAAGAACTGTTCGCCGCCTTCGCCTGACCGACCCCCCCCCCACGCCACTACCTTCTTGGAGAACCCGTCATGACCAGCATGCTCGAACGGACCGCGACCGCGGTCCACCAGACCCCGGTGACCACACCGACCGAAACCGCGCTGAAGCGCAAAAAACCGCACGGAGCGAATTACCGCTGGGCGGTGCTCGCGATCGGTTTCGGCGCGCAGGCGGCGTTTTCGGTCGCTTTCCAGGGCATCCCGGTCGCCGGGCCGCTCATGCAGACCGCGTACCAGCTGACCACCGGCCAGCTCGGGCTGGTGCTGTCGTTCATGTCGCTCGGCATCGCCGTCAGCGACGTGGTCTGGGGCATCGTCTCCGACCGCATCGGCGAGCGCAAGGTGCTGGTCGCCGGCATGGTCGGGCTGACCGTGGTGCTGGGACTGATCTCGGCCTTCCTGGTGCCCTCCGGTGGTCAAATACCGACCATCGCCCTGCTGTCACTGGGTTTGCTCGTCGCCGGCGCGCTCGGCGGCAGTGTCAACGGCGCGAGCGGCCGCGCGATCATGGCCTGGTTCAGCAAGCGTGAGCGCGGGTTCGCGATCAGCGTCCGGGTGACCGCGGTGCCCGTCGGCGGCGCGATCGGCGCGGCCGCGCTGCCGTTCCTGGCGATGAACTACGGCTTCCGCGGTGTGTTCGTCTTCCTGACGGTGATCTCGCTGGCCGCCACCGCGGCGATCTACTTCTGGCTGGACGAGCCCCCCGTCGCCAAGGTCGCTCCGAAGGTCAAGGGCGAGAAGCGCGTCTCGACGGTGCCCAGCCCGCTGCGCGTCTGGAACGTCTGGCGCGTCGCGATCGCGTCCGGCCTGCTGACCTGCCCGCAGTTCGTCGTGCTCACCTTCGCCGGGATCTACCTGCACACCGCCAAGGGCGTCGGCATCGGCACCATCGCCGGGCTGCTGGTCGCCGTCCAGGTGCTCGGCGCGGTCAGCCGGGTCTGGGGTGGCCGCTGGACGGACCGCCGCGACGGCCGCCTGCGCCGCACGGTGATCAAGTGGATGAGCTGGATCACCGCGGTCGGGTTCGTCGGTGTCGCGATCGCTTCGGACGCGCCGGCGCCGGTTTCGGTCTCCCTGCTCTGCGTCTCGGGTGTGTTCGCCTGCGGCTGGCACGGCATCGCCTACGCCGAGATCGCCGAGATCGCGGGCGCCGAGCGCAGCGGCACCGCGCTCGGGCTGGAGAACACCATGGTCTTCGCCGGCGCCTTCATCACGCCGGTGCTGATCCCGGTGATCCTGGACTTCTCCGGCTCCTGGGCGGTCACGATGATCGTGATCGGCGCGGTGCCCGCGATCATCGCGGCGGTCTTGGTCCCCCGAGAAGGTAAGTGACTAGTTAGTATCTGCGAGCTGATCCATCAGCTTGCCCGCCAGGTGGAGCACTTCCCGCTCCGTCTCCGACAAACCGGCCATCGCTGACGCGAGCCACGCGTCGCGCTCACCCACATCGCGGGTGAGCGCGGCGCGGCCCTGCTCGGTCAGCACCAGGATGTGCTGGCGTTTGTCCTGCTCGTCACGTTGCCGGGTGATCAGCCCGTCTGCCTCGAGTTCCGCGAAAACCCTGGTCAGCGACTGAGGTTGCTGATGCTCGGCCGCGCCGACCTCGCTGGCGGTCGACGGGCCCTGCCGCAGCAGGTGACTCAGCACGCCGAGCTTGTTGGCGCTGAGCGCGCCAGGGGAGCGCACGGCACGCATCCGGCGCGTCAGCCGCATCGCGCCCTGGCGAAGCCCGGCCGCTGTCGCCAGGTGACTGCGTTGCTCGTCGTCGGTCATATCGCTAAGATATCACTTACTATGAGACGTTCTTGGTGGTACCGGCTGACCCATTTCGACCCCGGGCTGCGCGAGCTGCGGGCGATGACGGTCGCCATGGTGGCGGTGCTCGCCACCTACGGTTCGGCGCTGCTCGTCGAGCACGCGGCGGACCTGCGCGTCGACGTCGTCATCCAAGCCGTCGTGCTCGCGATGACCATGGCCCGCACCTTGCGCGGCGCGGACTACTGGAACTTGGGCCTCGCTTTCGTGGTGGTGCCTGCGGTCGCGGCGGGCACGAACGAGCTGAACTCACTGTTCGCCAGCGACCACGTCACCGCCGACATCGTGTTCGTCGCCGTGGTCGCGTTGTCGATCGGGATCCGCCGGTTCGGCGCGCGGGCGACCAAGATCGGGTCGCTGACGGTGCTGCCGCTGGTGTCGATCCTGGTCATGCAGGGACCGTTCGCCCGCCCCGGCGGTGACGACCACAGCCTCTGGGTGGCGTTGTTCGCGCTCATCGCCTGCTGCTGGGTCGCTCTCACGTTGGTGGTCGCCGGCCTGCTCGGCTTCGTCGAACCGGTGCGCGCGGTGCCATGGCGTTCGGACACCCCGGCGGTCAAATCCGTATCCCGGATTCCGGCGAGCACCCGGATGGCGCTGCAGATGTCGGCCGCGCTGACGGCCGCGTTCGTGATCGGCCGGGTCTTCTACGCCGACCACTGGACCTGGGTGGTGCTGACGGCGTTCATCGTGTGCAGCGGCGCCCGCGGCCGCGGTGACGTCGTCCACAAAGGCCTGCTGCGTGCGCTGGGCGCCGCGCTCGGCACCGTGGTGGCCACGGGGATCGCCGGGCTGATGGGCCGCAACGACCCGATGTCGATCGTGATCATCTTCGCGGTCCTCGCGCTGGCCACCTGGTTGCGGACGCAGAGCTACGCGTATTGGGCGGCGTGCGTGACCTCCGTGTTGTCCCTGCTGTACGGGTATTACGGCGAAACCGGCACCGACCTGCTCCAGACCAGGCTGATCGAGATCCTGATCGGCAGCGCGCTGGGCATCGCCGCGTCCTGGCTGATCCTCCCGGTCAAGACGAACCAGGTCGTCCGGCGCCGGGTCGCCGACGCGCTGGAACGCCTGTCCCAATTCCTGGGTTCACCGGACTGGTGTGAGCCCGAAGAACTCGCGCGGCGGCAAGCCCGGTTCGACAAAAGCGTCGGCTTGGTCCGTCAGCTCGCCGGTCCGTTGGAAGCGATCAGGCGGCTGCGCGGAAAGGCCGGCCACGCCGACGCGATCGACGCGGTCCGGCAGTGCGTTCGGCCGGTGCGCGTGCTCGTCACATGCCTGGAGGCCCACCCCGAGCTCCGCACCGACCCCGAACTGACCGAATTGCGCGCGCTCGTGTCCGCGAACGTCACGGCGATCCGGCGTGCGATCGGCCGCCAGCCCGGTCCCGCCTACTCGCCGGTCGAGACCGCGGGGCGGTCCAAAGCGGTTTCGTCCCTTGTGGACATCGATGCCGCACTCGGCGAACTGGCGCAGGTGTTCGTTCCCGTCCGCGAGCCGGTGCCGTCCTGAGTACCTTGGATGCGGTGACACCGCGCCCTTTGCCGAATCAGGCAACCGCACTGCTCGAAACCCTCCCCGCCCCGCCACGGCTCGTCGCGCATCTGCGGCTGGTGCACGACGTGGCCTGCGACCTGGCGGAGTGGCTGTTTCCCGTCCTGCCGTTCGACCGGGAGGCGGCGTTGTTCGGCGCGGCTACCCACGACATCGGCAAGATCCTGCACCCCGCCGAGCTGTCCGGGCCTGGTTCCGAGCATGAGCGGGCCGGATATGAACTCCTGCTCGAGCAAGGCGTCGACGAGGACTACGCGCGTTTCGCGCGCACGCACGCCTCGTGGCATTCGCCGGAGATCCGGCTGGAGGACCTGGTGGTGAGCCTGGCCGACAAGATCTGGAAGGCCAAGCGGGTGCCCGATCTCGAACAGCTGGTCGTGGACCGCATCGCCGCGGTCGGCGGGCGGGAGAAGTGGCAGGTCTTCATGGAGCTCGACGACCTGCTCGACCGTCTCGCCGCGACCGCCGACCGCAGGCTCGCTTATCAAGCAGCACACCCCGTCTGAGCTGAAGGGGTCAGCGGAACGGCAACGGTGGCGAGGCCGGGTCTGCCGTGAACACCACCGCCCTCAGATCGCCGTCGGGAATGTGGATGGTGTCGCAGTCCAGTGCGATCTGCCCCAGATCCTCATGCGGCACCAGCATCCGGCTGTCGTGCTGCCCGGCTGTGGGCGTGCTCGCCCAGAGTTCGGCGAATACGGCGCTGGCGCGCTGGAGGTCGGCGGTCAACGATGCCAGGTCTTCGTCCGCGGGGTAGCGGGTCGAGGCCGCGTGCAGCTCGGCGACCAGCAGGCGCTGGAAGCGCGCGTCGTCATCTGGCGATCGCCGCACCTGGCCGCCCTGGCCGACGAACACCCGCCAGGGGATGTTGCCTTCGCGTGGGTGGAACGAGGGCGTTCCGCAGGCCAGCGCTTGCCAAGCCTGGTTCCAGCCGACGACCGTCCACGTGGCGTCGAGCACGCACACCGGCGTGCTCTCTATCCGGTCCACGAGCCGGCGCGCGCCATCACTGAGCCGCCGTGGCACCCGCCCTTCCACCGGCGCGTAACCGGCCAGCGTGCACAGGTGCTCGTACTCCGCCCTGCTCATCCGGAGTGCTCGGGCCAAGGCGTTCAGCACGCTGGGCGAGGGATTCCGGCGACCCTGCTCCATGCGTTTCAGGTGATCTGTCGACACGCCGGCCAATTCGGCGAGCTCTTCCCGGCGCAGGCCGCGCGTGCGCCTGCGACCGTGGCCGACGACACCCACCTGTTCGGGCTGGGTGCGTTCACGTCGCTCCCGCAACACCGTTCCCAAAGTGCTCGCGTCCGACATGACCGAAGAATATCAGCGGCATCGGCCAGGAGGGTGGACATCTTGGCCCCTGCTACGGCGGCCGAAACCCGGAAGAATGATCACCAGGAAGACGGAGACAGCGCACGCGAATCCGTGTTGACACACGCTCCGCTCTCGATGTTTTACCGATCGTTTTCGCGATGAAGGAATTTTCATGACTGATGTCGACTACCTCGCTGACCGGGTCGCTGTCGCCGAGACCATGGCCCGTTTCGCTTGGTCGCAGGATCTCAAGGACTGGGGCGGTCTGCGTGCGATTCTCGCCGACACCGTCACGATGGATGTCTCCGAGCACGTGGGCGCGCCGTCGCAAGAATTGAGTGCCGATGATTTCGTGGTCGCCAGCCAGGCGATGCTGGAGGGGTTCCAGAGTACGCACCATTCGACCTCCAACGTCATCGTCGAGGTCGAGGGCGACCACGCTACCTACCGGAGTTTCGTGGTGGCCTACCACCATGTTCCCACCGACGAGGTCGACTGGCTCGTCGTGCGTGCTTTCTGGCACGTCGACCTGCGGCGGATCGACAATGAATGGCGGCTCAGGCGCATCCGCGTCGTGCGGAAAGCCCCTTT encodes:
- a CDS encoding FAD/NAD(P)-binding protein, whose amino-acid sequence is MSEIERHSGSGVDVAIVGMGPRGLSVLERLLVRLTEEPAAPAVRIWTIDPGEHGAGRVWRSSQPDWFAMNTVTGEVSLYSGEPDGGPPRAGAGPSLHQWLTRHPDSRFSALGPCDYAPRPVFGEYLTSVFDALVTSAPPGVEVIPITAQVTRIDEVGGRKRLTTEDKAIVADKVVLATGHPKVVPNGWDDEFLRFAEDHPGATYLRGDSAAEMNLETIRPGEPVGVIGLGLTFYDVLAALTHGRGGEFVTEGGLLRYRPSGHEPAIAAGSRSGLPMLARGRNQKAPSYRYRPRFVTDLALTAARYTAERTRGSAQLDFLTDLFPLLQLEVEHVYYRTHLKRMKGQLAEREFAKRHLAIARENPAAVRDLLVEFGLENLPPIDMLGMARPFKGEIFASPGEYHDRLLALLDADVAQAEQGNMDGPLKAALDILRDTRGFLRSAVDFGGLLPESHRDDFLGFFNPVNTMVSAGPPAIRVSQACALLRAGVLTVVGPATEVRTDPGSGRFALHSAQVEGSRRLVSTLIDGRIPRPSLDLDSAPLTRQLLADGVISEYFNGDFATGGLAVTPAPFLVIDGTGRPDPDLYAIGIPTENVRWFTQIGNGRPGPLSGFHADADAIAADALAEARAFTSALAA
- a CDS encoding AMP-binding protein; the encoded protein is MSNTERFRAARDLLLELREDHDAAYERFRWPEFDEFNWALDWFDAISAGNSRDALRIVDGASVTSVTYEELSRRSSRVANWLREQGVERGNRVLLMLDNQAAVWETLLAAMKLGAVVIPTYTTIGPADLADRLARGAVSHVITTAALTGAFAGADLTKIVVGTPVEGWLNYADAANASPEFVPDGPTPADQELFLYFTSGTTSKPKLAQHNHTSYPVGHLSGMYWNGVRPGDVHLNISAPGWAKHAWSSFFVPFNAEATVLSVANPTGSAKVVLDALVDHGATTFCAPPTVWRLLIQEDLRQWPVRLREAGSVGEPLNPEVIEHVRQAWGITVRDAFGQTETTAQIGNTAGLPVRPGSMGKPLPGYEIVLVDPITGLPADEGEICVKLDPRPVGVMSGYLGNPEKNAETFANGYYHTGDIASRDADGYLTYVGRADDVFKSYDYRVSPFELESVLLEHEEVAEAAVVPSPDVVGLVVPKAFVTLAAGVEPSESTARSIFAHVQDQLAPHQWIRRLEFGPLPKTTSGKIRRAELRKLENARKSVVDGEYLAQDLFDLVALGAPGMG
- a CDS encoding cupin domain-containing protein, with the translated sequence MHNVTIYRDVFGKGLHDGSINWTAYNQTGRSGVDVEWLYTGEQTGETKAEAYIGRFAPGSHGDLHEHLGFELLLVLEGELHNSNGDVYPPGTLILEDPTSIHQVSSPNGCVALVVREKGTRPLTAAEKEELFAAFA
- a CDS encoding MFS transporter produces the protein MTSMLERTATAVHQTPVTTPTETALKRKKPHGANYRWAVLAIGFGAQAAFSVAFQGIPVAGPLMQTAYQLTTGQLGLVLSFMSLGIAVSDVVWGIVSDRIGERKVLVAGMVGLTVVLGLISAFLVPSGGQIPTIALLSLGLLVAGALGGSVNGASGRAIMAWFSKRERGFAISVRVTAVPVGGAIGAAALPFLAMNYGFRGVFVFLTVISLAATAAIYFWLDEPPVAKVAPKVKGEKRVSTVPSPLRVWNVWRVAIASGLLTCPQFVVLTFAGIYLHTAKGVGIGTIAGLLVAVQVLGAVSRVWGGRWTDRRDGRLRRTVIKWMSWITAVGFVGVAIASDAPAPVSVSLLCVSGVFACGWHGIAYAEIAEIAGAERSGTALGLENTMVFAGAFITPVLIPVILDFSGSWAVTMIVIGAVPAIIAAVLVPREGK
- a CDS encoding MarR family winged helix-turn-helix transcriptional regulator is translated as MTDDEQRSHLATAAGLRQGAMRLTRRMRAVRSPGALSANKLGVLSHLLRQGPSTASEVGAAEHQQPQSLTRVFAELEADGLITRQRDEQDKRQHILVLTEQGRAALTRDVGERDAWLASAMAGLSETEREVLHLAGKLMDQLADTN
- a CDS encoding FUSC family protein — protein: MRRSWWYRLTHFDPGLRELRAMTVAMVAVLATYGSALLVEHAADLRVDVVIQAVVLAMTMARTLRGADYWNLGLAFVVVPAVAAGTNELNSLFASDHVTADIVFVAVVALSIGIRRFGARATKIGSLTVLPLVSILVMQGPFARPGGDDHSLWVALFALIACCWVALTLVVAGLLGFVEPVRAVPWRSDTPAVKSVSRIPASTRMALQMSAALTAAFVIGRVFYADHWTWVVLTAFIVCSGARGRGDVVHKGLLRALGAALGTVVATGIAGLMGRNDPMSIVIIFAVLALATWLRTQSYAYWAACVTSVLSLLYGYYGETGTDLLQTRLIEILIGSALGIAASWLILPVKTNQVVRRRVADALERLSQFLGSPDWCEPEELARRQARFDKSVGLVRQLAGPLEAIRRLRGKAGHADAIDAVRQCVRPVRVLVTCLEAHPELRTDPELTELRALVSANVTAIRRAIGRQPGPAYSPVETAGRSKAVSSLVDIDAALGELAQVFVPVREPVPS
- a CDS encoding HD domain-containing protein; the encoded protein is MTPRPLPNQATALLETLPAPPRLVAHLRLVHDVACDLAEWLFPVLPFDREAALFGAATHDIGKILHPAELSGPGSEHERAGYELLLEQGVDEDYARFARTHASWHSPEIRLEDLVVSLADKIWKAKRVPDLEQLVVDRIAAVGGREKWQVFMELDDLLDRLAATADRRLAYQAAHPV
- a CDS encoding helix-turn-helix domain-containing protein, which encodes MSDASTLGTVLRERRERTQPEQVGVVGHGRRRTRGLRREELAELAGVSTDHLKRMEQGRRNPSPSVLNALARALRMSRAEYEHLCTLAGYAPVEGRVPRRLSDGARRLVDRIESTPVCVLDATWTVVGWNQAWQALACGTPSFHPREGNIPWRVFVGQGGQVRRSPDDDARFQRLLVAELHAASTRYPADEDLASLTADLQRASAVFAELWASTPTAGQHDSRMLVPHEDLGQIALDCDTIHIPDGDLRAVVFTADPASPPLPFR